In one Grus americana isolate bGruAme1 chromosome 1, bGruAme1.mat, whole genome shotgun sequence genomic region, the following are encoded:
- the MGST1 gene encoding microsomal glutathione S-transferase 1 — protein MAKLTHLVDNEVFRAYATYTTIVLLKMMLMSLITAYFRITRKAFVNLEDTASFGKGESAKKYLRTDPDVERVRRGHLNDLENIVPFLGIGLLYALSRPELSTALLHFRIFAGARIVHTFAYLIPLPQPSRGLSWAVGYAVTISMAYKVLKTVLYL, from the exons ATGGCTAAATTGACCCACTTAGTTGACAATGAAGTCTTCCGGGCTTATGCTACTTATACAACTATTGTTCTTCTAAAAATGATGCTAATGAGTCTTATAACAGCATACTTCAGAATCACAAGAAAG GCATTCGTCAACCTAGAAGATACAGCATCATTTGGTAAAGGCGAGAGTGCTAAAAAATATCTGCGGACTGATCCAGATGTTGAACGTGTACGCAG aggccACCTGAATGACCTTGAAAACATTGTCCCATTTCTTGGCATTGGACTACTGTATGCTCTTAGTCGCCCTGAGCTGTCCACAGCCTTGCTGCATTTCCGGATCTTCGCTGGGGCTAGGATCGTTCACACTTTTGCATACTTGatccctcttccccagcccagcagaggATTGTCTTGGGCAGTTGGATATGCAGTAACCATCTCAATGGCATACAAAGTGCTGAAGACAGTGTTGTACCTGTAG